A portion of the Malania oleifera isolate guangnan ecotype guangnan chromosome 3, ASM2987363v1, whole genome shotgun sequence genome contains these proteins:
- the LOC131150844 gene encoding IQ domain-containing protein IQM4-like isoform X1: protein MGLCLSLLLSSWNEIMRHKIFCLSDPMETIIVRSISFRRKDEEMTLRTVSFKKESPETMNWSCGSDEKVMGRSISFKNWESEETKIETSLVSGKEGLGFLSLKSEPREQMNKSKLEIFRPEPVVLFSPRPISELDAAATKLQKVYKSYRTRRNLADCAVVVEELWWKALDFASLKRCSVSFFNIEKPESALSRWARARTRAAKVGKGLSKNEKAQKLALQHWLEAIDPRHRYGHNLHFYYDVWSDSKSTQPFFYWLDVGDGKELNLEACLRMDLQRQCIMYLGPKERETYEVIVESGKLIYRQNGIPLNTVEGSKWIFVLSTSRALYVGQKKKGVFQHSSFLSGGATTAAGRMVAYDGVLEAIWPYSGHYLPTEENFKELISFLEEHNVDLSNVKRCAIDDDSTSFKITTEDSKPEIDECLPAATVSTDTESPDVGLPMDRTSITTAPQEAEDGVSTNGANEEAPVFSLAKRLSCKWTTGLGPRIGCVRDYPSELQFQALEQVNLSPKPSPGRSASRVPIPSPRPSPKIRLSPRLAYMGHPSPRVPLAAAN, encoded by the exons ATGGGTCTTTGTCTTTCCTTACTCCTTTCATCGTGGAATGAAATCATGAGGCACAAAATTTTCTGTTTGTCAGATCCCATGGAAACCATAATCGTAAGGTCCATAAGCTTTAGAAGGAAAGATGAAGAGATGACCTTGAGGACAGTTAGCTTCAAGAAAGAAAGCCCAGAAACCATGAACTGGTCATGTGGGTCTGATGAAAAGGTTATGGGAAGGTCAATAAGCTTCAAGAACTGGGAATCTGAGGAGACAAAGATTGAAACTAGTTTGGTTTCTGGCAAGGAGGGTTTGGGCTTTCTCTCTTTGAAGAGCGAACCCCGTGAGCAAATGAACAAGTCAAAGCTCGAAATTTTCCGTCCTGAGCCAGTGGTACTATTTTCTCCACGGCCCATTAGTGAGCTTGATGCTGCTGCAACCAAGCTTCAGAAAGTTTACAAGAGTTACCGGACTCGGCGGAATCTTGCAGACTGTGCAGTTGTCGTTGAGGAGCTCTG GTGGAAGGCCTTGGATTTTGCGTCTCTAAAGCGATGCTCAGTATCATTCTTCAACATAGAGAAACCAGAGTCTGCCTTGTCACGGTGGGCTCGAGCAAGGACAAGGGCTGCGAAG GTTGGAAAGGGTTTGTCTAAGAATGAGAAGGCTCAGAAACTCGCTCTACAACACTGGCTTGAAGCT ATTGATCCACGCCATCGGTATGGTCACAATTTACACTTCTACTATGATGTTTGGTCCGATAGCAAAAGCACTCAACCTTTCTTCTACTG GTTGGACGTTGGCGACGGTAAAGAATTAAATCTTGAGGCTTGCTTAAGGATGGATCTACAGCGTCAATGCATTATGTATCTTGGACCA AAAGAGAGGGAAACATATGAAGTGATTGTGGAGAGTGGAAAACTCATTTATAGGCAAAATGGTATACCCTTAAATACAGTAGAGGGCAGTAAGTGGATTTTTGTTTTAAGCACGTCGAGGGCTTTATACGTGGGACAGAAGAAAAAGGGTGTTTTTCAGCACTCGAGTTTTCTATCAGGAGGGGCTACCACAGCAGCTGGAAGAATGGTTGCCTATGACGGGGTTCTTGAG GCAATATGGCCGTATAGCGGACACTACCTCCCGACTGAAGAGAActtcaaagagttgattagtttCCTTGAGGAGCACAATGTAGATTTAAGCAATGTCAAG AGATGTGCGATAGATGATGATTCCACTTCCTTCAAAATTACTACTGAGGATTCCAAGCCAGAAATCGATGAGTGTCTCCCTGCAGCCACAGTATCAACAGATACAGAATCTCCTGATGTTGGTTTGCCCATGGACAGGACATCCATCACAACAGCTCCTCAAGAAGCAGAAGATGGTGTAAGCACCAATGGAGCCAACGAAGAAGCTCCAGTGTTCAGCTTGGCCAAGCGCTTGTCCTGCAAGTGGACCACTGGACTTGGGCCTCGGATTGGGTGTGTCCGGGACTACCCATCAGAGCTGCAATTCCAAGCACTCGAGCAGGTCAATCTATCCCCGAAGCCCTCGCCTGGCCGCTCTGCGAGTCGTGTTCCAATACCTTCGCCACGACCTAGCCCGAAGATCCGGCTTTCGCCTAGACTTGCATATATGGGACATCCTAGCCCAAGGG
- the LOC131150844 gene encoding IQ domain-containing protein IQM1-like isoform X2, producing METIIVRSISFRRKDEEMTLRTVSFKKESPETMNWSCGSDEKVMGRSISFKNWESEETKIETSLVSGKEGLGFLSLKSEPREQMNKSKLEIFRPEPVVLFSPRPISELDAAATKLQKVYKSYRTRRNLADCAVVVEELWWKALDFASLKRCSVSFFNIEKPESALSRWARARTRAAKVGKGLSKNEKAQKLALQHWLEAIDPRHRYGHNLHFYYDVWSDSKSTQPFFYWLDVGDGKELNLEACLRMDLQRQCIMYLGPKERETYEVIVESGKLIYRQNGIPLNTVEGSKWIFVLSTSRALYVGQKKKGVFQHSSFLSGGATTAAGRMVAYDGVLEAIWPYSGHYLPTEENFKELISFLEEHNVDLSNVKRCAIDDDSTSFKITTEDSKPEIDECLPAATVSTDTESPDVGLPMDRTSITTAPQEAEDGVSTNGANEEAPVFSLAKRLSCKWTTGLGPRIGCVRDYPSELQFQALEQVNLSPKPSPGRSASRVPIPSPRPSPKIRLSPRLAYMGHPSPRVPLAAAN from the exons ATGGAAACCATAATCGTAAGGTCCATAAGCTTTAGAAGGAAAGATGAAGAGATGACCTTGAGGACAGTTAGCTTCAAGAAAGAAAGCCCAGAAACCATGAACTGGTCATGTGGGTCTGATGAAAAGGTTATGGGAAGGTCAATAAGCTTCAAGAACTGGGAATCTGAGGAGACAAAGATTGAAACTAGTTTGGTTTCTGGCAAGGAGGGTTTGGGCTTTCTCTCTTTGAAGAGCGAACCCCGTGAGCAAATGAACAAGTCAAAGCTCGAAATTTTCCGTCCTGAGCCAGTGGTACTATTTTCTCCACGGCCCATTAGTGAGCTTGATGCTGCTGCAACCAAGCTTCAGAAAGTTTACAAGAGTTACCGGACTCGGCGGAATCTTGCAGACTGTGCAGTTGTCGTTGAGGAGCTCTG GTGGAAGGCCTTGGATTTTGCGTCTCTAAAGCGATGCTCAGTATCATTCTTCAACATAGAGAAACCAGAGTCTGCCTTGTCACGGTGGGCTCGAGCAAGGACAAGGGCTGCGAAG GTTGGAAAGGGTTTGTCTAAGAATGAGAAGGCTCAGAAACTCGCTCTACAACACTGGCTTGAAGCT ATTGATCCACGCCATCGGTATGGTCACAATTTACACTTCTACTATGATGTTTGGTCCGATAGCAAAAGCACTCAACCTTTCTTCTACTG GTTGGACGTTGGCGACGGTAAAGAATTAAATCTTGAGGCTTGCTTAAGGATGGATCTACAGCGTCAATGCATTATGTATCTTGGACCA AAAGAGAGGGAAACATATGAAGTGATTGTGGAGAGTGGAAAACTCATTTATAGGCAAAATGGTATACCCTTAAATACAGTAGAGGGCAGTAAGTGGATTTTTGTTTTAAGCACGTCGAGGGCTTTATACGTGGGACAGAAGAAAAAGGGTGTTTTTCAGCACTCGAGTTTTCTATCAGGAGGGGCTACCACAGCAGCTGGAAGAATGGTTGCCTATGACGGGGTTCTTGAG GCAATATGGCCGTATAGCGGACACTACCTCCCGACTGAAGAGAActtcaaagagttgattagtttCCTTGAGGAGCACAATGTAGATTTAAGCAATGTCAAG AGATGTGCGATAGATGATGATTCCACTTCCTTCAAAATTACTACTGAGGATTCCAAGCCAGAAATCGATGAGTGTCTCCCTGCAGCCACAGTATCAACAGATACAGAATCTCCTGATGTTGGTTTGCCCATGGACAGGACATCCATCACAACAGCTCCTCAAGAAGCAGAAGATGGTGTAAGCACCAATGGAGCCAACGAAGAAGCTCCAGTGTTCAGCTTGGCCAAGCGCTTGTCCTGCAAGTGGACCACTGGACTTGGGCCTCGGATTGGGTGTGTCCGGGACTACCCATCAGAGCTGCAATTCCAAGCACTCGAGCAGGTCAATCTATCCCCGAAGCCCTCGCCTGGCCGCTCTGCGAGTCGTGTTCCAATACCTTCGCCACGACCTAGCCCGAAGATCCGGCTTTCGCCTAGACTTGCATATATGGGACATCCTAGCCCAAGGG